The nucleotide window TGCTCAAATCAACATGTTGAAATTGAAGTCCTAACCCTTTGTACCTCCGAACCTGACTATATGTAGAGATAGAATATTTaaggaggtaattaagttaaaagaaGATCATTAAAGTGGGTCCTAAACAAATACAGGGGGTGCCCTTCTAAGAAGAGGAAGTCAGGACACAGACATGCCCAGAGGGAAGGACAGGCAAGATGGCAGCCATCTGCAACCAAGGAGAGAGACTGCAGAAGAAATTTAACCTGCTGACTTCCGGATGTTGGACTTGCAGCCGAGGAACTTGAAtttgatcttggacttgcagCCTCCATAACTGTGAGAAAACAAACTCCTGTTTGAGCCACCCAGTTTGTCCTACTTTGTTAGGGCAGCCCTTGCAAACAAATCTACTCTCTCGGTAATGCGTGATGAGTATCAACCACACGTGTTTCTATGAGTGTTGAGCTGTAGGCCTAAAGAGATGCTGTGACTTGGATGAACCTGTGTAATGAATCATTCTTGAtgtttaaatgaaagaaacacgCTGCTGTTGTATCCATGATGTGGTCCAGGTGTGCAGCCTGGTTCCTGGCTTTCCTTGACatgctctctccctccttctgaaCATGGTCCACACTAATTCCCATCACATGAAACTGCCATGAACAGACTCTATGCATggacagggtggggagagggtgtgATGGGGCTTTTAGAGTGTAGGAGGAGCACTCTGAGTTCACACACTCTACACCATAACTCAATTGGTAAATAGTTTGCTTTCTGGAATCCTACTGAAAATTTGGATCTTCACTAGGTTATCCGAATAATTGGCATAAACAGTCTGTGTGCCTTACTGTGGGAAACGGATAAGCAGGGCCTACAGGAATTTGCAAATTAAGTGCAAATATCagattgaaaaatgaaaagatttgcTGAGCTCAACTGAgctacagaaaatattttctttcttacgTTGTGACTCATCACTTTCTTTTCAGTACTTGATCCATCTGAGAAACTCATGCTTGTAGCAAAGGAATGAGGAAACTTATGCAAAAACAATGATGCTGACCACCCCGTCTAGGGACAACAGCCTCTGCCACTCTCTGGCTCTTGTCCAAACTGGACCACATGTGATGGAGAAAACATACACTGGAAAGGTCACATGCAACAAGAAGCCACACAGTTCAGTGCGATGAACCTGTTTTGTGTGTTTGTAAGAATGGTCTTCCTACCTCTGATGGAAACACCTACAAGTCCAGGCATCACACTTAGCCTTGGATTATAATTATTTGTGTGCACATTCATCCCCCGTGAACATTCCAAGGCAGAGTCTGCTCCATCTTTGAACTGGCATCATCTCTTTAGACCTATCTTTATACCTAGGagcctttcaatgaacatttgtCAACAGAAAGCAAACTCTTCGGAAATATTCAAATCCTTCTAAATACTGTCATAGTTTGAATTATAAAATATCACTTGTATTTCAACTTGCGTCTTCAAAGTGAATGATGATTATCGAGGATTAACTAAGGTCTAGTTTCCTCTAGGAATGAGAGGGGTAGATCTTACCCATATAATGATTTTCCAAGAGGAAAAGACTTCCAACAGTCTGGCAAAGGGACACAGATTAGATGACTGCTCAAAGTCCCAATAGGCTTAAGAGTCTAAGGAAtggaaataaatacacaaaagcaTAAATTAAATCTTAAGCTATTAAGATCTGATATAAATTAGAAAGAAACCCTAAGTCTTAACAATAAACCCAAATGAGGGTAAATTATttggttggtcaaaaagtttgtttgtgtttttcgtACGATCTTACCCTTTGGGCAACCCAATAACATAAACAGAAAAGCAAGCAGCAGTTACTTCAAAAGAACCAGTGGGGCCTAAGGCTGGTGCAAGAGAACTAACATAACATAAATACCACATCCACCAATGCCAACTCATTTAGCACAACCTGATGGTATTGATTTTTGTAGTTGGTTtgttttagtcattaagtcatgacccactccttgcaactccatggactatagccagccaggctcctctgtccatgggatttcccaggcaagaatactggagtgggctgccatttccttctccaggggatttattcccaacccagggattgaacctgtggccctGCAGTGGCagccatattctttaccactgagccaccaggggatgcTAAACTAATAATAGCAAAATTCTAACTATACACTGCTGCCTGAATTTATATGAGGAAACAAATGAAAGGGCCTACACTGCAGGGGTGGAACTCTGCCCTCCAAACAAAGAGTAAATGGCCCCAGTGGATGAAAATCTTAATCTATGTAGTCATCCATATTTTGGTAGTAGATGTATTTATGAAAACTTTGTTTAAACTGGTTCTTTGTGAATAGTACAGGACTTTTAATAAACTAGGGAAACATCCATCTGTAAACAAAACTGTTACCTCAAAACTGAATTCAAATTGTGAACAAAGCCACACTTTCAAGTATGTTTGTTCTGCTTGTGTTGAAGCTGGAGTTCAAAGACAGTGGAGACAGAAATACTGTTCTCACGGCCCTTCCTGGCTCCACTATCTCTGCCCCTCCACCAAGAGACTTTTAAGAGATTGAGATCTTCTAGGAGGTGAAATATGATtaaaccaaaacaaaagcaaagagaaacttctACATGataaattgaattattttattaGGAAATTTAGAAAAACAGTTGTTGATAAACAGGAATACATGATCGAAAAGGTACAGAGATAAAAGCACATAATTGAGAACTAAATGTGCACCTAAAGGATTTTGGGAATTGTGATCCTATTTGACGGAGCTCAGTGGTGTCGACTCTTCTTTAGGAGTCAGGTTGTACTTGGGCTTTTATTTTGGATGTTTGCTAATTGATTGGGAACTTTtcagagagagaaactgaaaatATGCAAAGCAGAAGAGATAGGAATCCAAATCCAGGAGCAAAGTTGCAGCCCAGAAAGGTAAATCCTAGAATCCCAGGGGATGTCAGGTAGGGCAGGTGAACAGGCGAGACAGACATCCAGAACAGAGACTGATCACCTAGTGGCAGCACTGCTTCTGGCAGCTGCACTTCTGctggcagcagcagctcttctgCTGGCAACAGCCCTTCCCACCCCCGCAGCCACACGAGTGGCAGCTGCAGGTGCGGCGGTGGCAGCAGACCACGGGGACGCTGCAGCAGCCCCcacagcagccacagcagcaggggcagcagctgctgcAACAGCCCACCCGGTAGCATCTGCAGCTGTTGCAGCTGTTGCAGCCACCACCACAGCCACCGCCACAGCCACCGCCACAGCCACCACCGCAGCCACCACCGCAGCCACCACCGCAGCCACCACTGCAGCCACCACAACTTCCACAACCACAGCAGCCCATGGTGTCAGTAGAGGGGACTCTAAGTAGAGTGGAGAGGTGAGGAGGGAGACTCAGGAGGTAAAGAAGGTCTGATGCCTGCCTCCACCAACGGCCCCTTAAATACCATCTCTGAGGAGAGAAGTGACCTAAGCCTCAAGGTCACTTCCCTGTTGTTGATGCAGATACCCACAGTGGAATCTCACATGGCCTTGTGCACTTCCTTTGTGGATCCTTCTCACTTAAAAAACTTGCTAAATTTAGGTTTCGCTTATCTTTTTAAAGCcatctttaaaaatagaacagGAAACAACTATTAACCcccttttctctttcagtttagttcagttcagttcagtcgctcagtcgtgtccgactctttgcgagcccatgaatcgcagcacgccaggcctccctgtccatcaccaactcccggggttcactcagactcgcgtccctcaagtcagtgatgccatctagccatctcatcctctgtcgtccccttgtcctcctgcccccaatcctggaGTTGTAAAGGTCTGAATGGACCAGAATTCTCTTGGCTGCTTTTACATCTCTCAGCCCTGTCAGCCCAGGACAGAGATTGTTCATTCCTGATTACCAGGTTGGGAAAACATTGTTTTAGGGGAACATTTTGAACTTAAAGGGAAATGGGATCCCCGGTCACATTATTTCATCCTGGGATGATTCTTCATCCTCTAACGCAGATTAGGACTCTGATTCAGAAGAGAATGGTCCTGTGTTATCAGGGGTTACTCCAGGGCATgctttcagttgtgtcagatGATAGAAGCACATCCTAAGAACATTCCCAAGTCACCTGCCAAATTTAAGGACACTTCTGCTATCATCAGCCTGTTAAAAGAGGACAAgcagcaacagagacacagacacagaacagACTTGCGGACGGAGTGGGAGAGGGTTGGACAGGTTGAGAGAgaagcattgaaacatatgcTTTACCATGTTTggaacagatagccagtgggaatttgctgcatggtGCAGGGGTCTCAACCCAGTACTCTGTGACAGGCTGGAGGGCAGGGAGGTTCAAAATGGAGGGGACATGCTTCAGCCtattccctggcggctcagatggtaaagaatctgctggcaatgtgggagacctgggttcaatccctggattgggaagatccctggagatggcatggcaacccacttcagtattcttgcctggagaaacccatggacagaggagcctggtccatggcaaagagccagacatgactgactaacacgcATGGCTGATACATGTTGATGCATGACAGAAGCCAATACAACAtggtgaagcaattatccttcaattaaaaataaataaataaatgaaagaaggacAAATCCAAAAGCAGATTTCTGACATCTCTGTGCTGCTGGGGTGGTCAGAGACCATCCACGTGGAACACTTACTTGAAACCATTGCTTTCACATGGCTGTCACTGCACAGACCACTCTTTCCTGTTAGAGGCAGTCACTGGAGTCTGCAGATCAGGTTCTATTAGCCATTCTCAGCAGATTAAAACACTCCTATGGGT belongs to Capra hircus breed San Clemente chromosome 2, ASM170441v1, whole genome shotgun sequence and includes:
- the LOC108638522 gene encoding antifreeze protein Maxi-like, with amino-acid sequence MGPKTKKFENRCFVVAVAAAAAAAAAAAAAAAVVVAVVVAVAAATAADATGWAAAAAAAPAVVAAVGAAAASPWSAATAAPAAATRVGRAVASRRAAASSNAATRLMIAEVSLNLAESPLLTPWAAVVVEVVVAAVVAAVVAAVVAAVVAVAVAVAVAVVVAATAATAADATGWAVAAAAAPAAVAAVGAAAASPWSAATAAPAAATRVAAGVGRAVASRRAAAASRSAAARSSAATR